A stretch of the Oxyura jamaicensis isolate SHBP4307 breed ruddy duck chromosome 4, BPBGC_Ojam_1.0, whole genome shotgun sequence genome encodes the following:
- the LOC118166312 gene encoding uncharacterized protein LOC118166312 isoform X1 produces MSALNVLLFVLLLAGGSLSEQTSEPNCTEVEDFRACLGNTDNFCPTNISCQCKNEKPFCRCDYYREGWKEYWYMGPKCNQLWSTLDLILVTILPAVALVFLVIVILQFVQCCKSKKAGKQTHSPYGEAQHNPAFTHELSGNLGHQQPPRDAWIGQLPKVVLRRQDFDDFPTSSQSDNYSPVYPQPSRRTDYVSNQRPQQYDRFVYPGNNAPYAEVRQYQRY; encoded by the exons ATGTCCGCTCTTAACgtcttgctttttgttctgttgctgGCCGGTGGTTCGCTGAGTGAACAAACTTCAGAAC CCAACTGCACTGAAGTTGAGGACTTTAGAGCCTGCCTGGGTAATACAGACAACTTCTGTCCTACAAATATCTCTTGtcaatgtaaaaatgaaaaaccttttTGCAG atgTGATTACTACAGAGAGGGCTGGAAGGAGTATTGGTACATGGGCCCCAAATGCAACCAGCTTTGGAGCACGTTGGATTTAATTTTAGTAACCATTCTTCCTGCAGTAGCATTGGTTTTCCTAGTTATTGTGATATTGCAGTTTGTCCAGTgctgtaaaagtaaaaaagcagG GAAACAGACACATTCTCCATATGGTGAAGCACAGCATAACCCCGCATTTACTCATGAACTGTCGGGTAACCTGGGACATCAGCAGCCACCAAGA GATGCCTGGATTGGACAACTGCCAAAAGTTGTACTGAGAAGACAAGATTTTGATGATTTCCCAACCTCAAGTCAATCAGATAATTATAG TCCTGTGTATCCTCAGCCCTCGAGGAGAACAGACTATGTTTCCAACCAGCGCCCTCAACAATATGACAGAT
- the LOC118166312 gene encoding uncharacterized protein LOC118166312 isoform X2 encodes MSALNVLLFVLLLAGGSLSEQTSEPNCTEVEDFRACLGNTDNFCPTNISCQCKNEKPFCRCDYYREGWKEYWYMGPKCNQLWSTLDLILVTILPAVALVFLVIVILQFVQCCKSKKAGKQTHSPYGEAQHNPAFTHELSGNLGHQQPPRDAWIGQLPKVVLRRQDFDDFPTSSQSDNYSPVYPQPSRRTDYVSNQRPQQYDRFVYPGNNAPYAEVRQYQRY; translated from the exons ATGTCCGCTCTTAACgtcttgctttttgttctgttgctgGCCGGTGGTTCGCTGAGTGAACAAACTTCAGAAC CCAACTGCACTGAAGTTGAGGACTTTAGAGCCTGCCTGGGTAATACAGACAACTTCTGTCCTACAAATATCTCTTGtcaatgtaaaaatgaaaaacctt tttgcagatgTGATTACTACAGAGAGGGCTGGAAGGAGTATTGGTACATGGGCCCCAAATGCAACCAGCTTTGGAGCACGTTGGATTTAATTTTAGTAACCATTCTTCCTGCAGTAGCATTGGTTTTCCTAGTTATTGTGATATTGCAGTTTGTCCAGTgctgtaaaagtaaaaaagcagG GAAACAGACACATTCTCCATATGGTGAAGCACAGCATAACCCCGCATTTACTCATGAACTGTCGGGTAACCTGGGACATCAGCAGCCACCAAGA GATGCCTGGATTGGACAACTGCCAAAAGTTGTACTGAGAAGACAAGATTTTGATGATTTCCCAACCTCAAGTCAATCAGATAATTATAG TCCTGTGTATCCTCAGCCCTCGAGGAGAACAGACTATGTTTCCAACCAGCGCCCTCAACAATATGACAGAT